The Polluticoccus soli sequence CTTCGCACTGATGGAAGAAGCAGTGCGCGCGCGCCGAGATGGTCTCGTTGCGGTACACACGGCCCGGACACAATACCCTTACCGGCAGCTTGCCCTGCTCCATAATGCGCGCCTGTACCGATGAGGTGTGCGTACGCAGCACCCAATCCGGGTTTTGCGACACGTAGAACGTATCCTGCATATCGCGGGCCGGGTGGTGCTCCGGCATATTCAGCGAAGTAAAGTTGTGCCAGTCATCCTCTATTTCAGGACCGGTGGCTACACTAAAGCCTATCTTCTCGAATATCGAAACTATCTGGTTTTCTACCATGCGCAGCGGGTGACGCGTGCCCAAAGGCAGCTCAGTACCCGGCATAGTAATATCTATAGCCGGACCTTTTTGCGAAGCGCCATCCTGCAGGTGTTTGAACTCTTCGTACTTGCCCTCGGCCAATTGCTTGAACGCGTTCAGCACCTGTCCGGCTTCTTTCTTCTGCTCAACCGGCACGTTTTTCATCTCACCGAATATCTGCTTCACGATACCCTTGGTACCGAGGTATTTTATACGGTATTCTTCCAGCTCTTTTGCATCGGCCGGAGTGAAACTATTGATATCCTGTTCGTGGGCTTTTATCTGTTCCTGTAAGGATTGCATACGCACAAAGATATGGATTAGAGCGAAATCGGCTCCCGTGGTAAGGTTATTGCTGTTTGGTTAACATACAAGTATCACAAAAGCTGACATTGTTAATATTTATATAACTAAATCATGCACCACCCCATTTTTGATTAAATTGTGGTGGTATTAAAAAGACTTCATGAACAGAGCTATCCGTAGAGTGGCGGTAGTAGGCAGCGGGGTTATGGGGAGTAGGATCGCGGCGCATTTCGCAGGTATTGGTGTACAGGTATTATTGCTGGACATTGTGCCCAACGAACTGAACGACGCAGAGAAGGCCAAAAGCCTCACACTTGAAAACAAACAGGTAAGAAACAGGATCGTAAACGACGCACTGCAGGCAACACTGAAGGGCAAACCTTCGGCAGTTTATTCC is a genomic window containing:
- the pheS gene encoding phenylalanine--tRNA ligase subunit alpha codes for the protein MQSLQEQIKAHEQDINSFTPADAKELEEYRIKYLGTKGIVKQIFGEMKNVPVEQKKEAGQVLNAFKQLAEGKYEEFKHLQDGASQKGPAIDITMPGTELPLGTRHPLRMVENQIVSIFEKIGFSVATGPEIEDDWHNFTSLNMPEHHPARDMQDTFYVSQNPDWVLRTHTSSVQARIMEQGKLPVRVLCPGRVYRNETISARAHCFFHQCEGLYIDKGVSFADLKQALYYFVTEMFGPDTKVRFRPSYFPFTEPSAEMDISCTVCGGSGCNLCKHTGWVEILGCGMVHPNMLRNFGIDPEVYTGYAFGMGIERITQIKYQVNDLRLYSQNDVRFLKQFQSQ